The genomic window caGGGGGGATGTGAATTGGTCTACAGTCTAATTGTGAGTAagtatatgaacagtatgtgagggttgaAATTATGCTGCTTTTTTTACATCTCCACCTGTTAAACAAATGATGCACCTCTTTCCTCAATGGCTAGGCTAACTAACAAGCTAAACCACGACTGGAAACAACAAAAtaccacatttaaaaagaaaaaacatactgGCACGTAAAAGTACGACTTTATAgccatttaatttaattcatagATGCTTCATATTCCTGGGTGACAGCCTGGATATATAGTTATTTAACACCAGTGCCACAAGTacagctaatgttagccacACAGCTAGCCGCTCAGCTAACTTAGCATGGATGAATGGTTTCGCTTATACTGAGATACATAGCGCAGAAAAATGTGGATAATTAGTCAGTATTTGTAAGCGTTAACGTACCTGTCGTGGGTAATGGTGTGAAATTGAATTTTTCCGTgaagaaatgtgttatttttccaTCTATCCCGCTCTTCTATTCACAACATTAGAGATGTAAGAGAGGCAACAAAGACATGACAGCAGTAGCATTCGTTCAACTTTGACACCCGACCACACCAAGCCTAAGACGTAGGGGTATAAACAAGAGTAATATCTGTGAATATAATCAAAATAAGAAGTAATCcaattatgtattttacattatttcacaGTATGATGTATTAAttactatatatgtataaaagtAGTGATTGTAACgtaaaatacacaacaaatacGCAAAGACTAAACCGTATCCCCCTATTTTAGCATTTGGTATGCGCTGCTCGACTTTTAAACTCCATGAGGTTGTTTTCTATTGGCCGTCAGTCTGTGATGTAGAAACTGTGTGTATAAGctttattgtactttttaagtgttttaaaaagtcacaaatactattttttatgtatttatccattcctcctcttctctttgcACTTAAAGTatagttttagtgtttttcaggCACTGATTTAACCTGATTCGACCTcagttaaaaaaaggttttgtgtGGTTATTGTTGTCATGGGATTTAATTGTGCtgtgttaacccttacatactgttcatatttagtATCTTTTCTCAGTATCTCCTCTTAATTAGCCTCTATACATAATTTTGTATGTAATTGTGTGTATCAGCtacactaaaacatttttagaaagttgtacaatatttcaattttttgtatattctgtgtCACATGAAGATAAGtcaaatttctggctaaaagaaaagttttttaagttgttttcttctctaaaaattaattagaccctgaacagtgtgtTAGGGTTAAATTGTGTTACAATAATTGAACAACTGAATTGACCCTAAAAGCAGGACTTACAAGGAAATTTGATTACAATTTGATTACAATATACCACACTTTTCTTTcctgtcactttttttcttttttcagttcagtttcagttCAAAGTCACAAAGCTCTCCTGGTGTCACAGGGCTTGGCCAGTTACTACGTTTGAAAGGACGGGTAAATGATCTTATGAGAGCTTTGTGTCAGAACTTGAACTAAAAAAGTGAAGCAGCAAATAGTTTTATTATAAGTTCTGCCTTTGATGTCCTTTTCTTGTGTgctttcaattcatttttactCACTTTGGATTCACTTCTATTTGTTTGATTCTTGAGAGATTTTGTTCAATTTAAAGATTTCAGTTTATACAAAACAAGTCAATACAATCTGATAAGACATCATGGTTTCATAACCCTTTATCAGCAGAAAATATGTAGATATCTGACTATATTACAAGATTCTCATGGAAAATTTCGATTCATAGCTTTTTAAGGGATACGTGGTATCCACATTGAGCTGCATTTAAAGACCCACTCAGATCTTTTTTAAGATCTATAAAAAATattctactttgaataataactTGTGTTAACTCGttccacaaaaaagttaaaGCTCCTCATTAAAATCCTTTGAGTGACATCTACTTCATCTCCATCAAGAAAAATGCAGTATTTAagaatgtgtaaatatttttcatttaataaggTGGATttctggacacaagatgtctccactgtcaagtcagtttttagtgtttttgcaCTGGAGGATTCAGGTTTCCACATCGCTCTTATGtaagttgaatactggaccaAGATTGGCTagaaactagttgtgatgtcacaaattgtACTCGTATGtgttaaactcagattttcagGTGAACACCGAGAAACTTTCCACCATCAGCAGATAAATATAGAAACAGCGTTTAAGATTGAAACTTTGCACACACATCATCCTGcagagtgaagctcaaacacaCAACTTAAGGAACGAGAAGAAAAACTAATTGTTTGAGTGGAAGGGGACTTTTAAGTTCAGTGAAACATTGATACTGTTTCTCACAACAGAAGATTTGATACCAAAAATAGGCTGAGTTAACAAACAGTAGTCCTATACTGTAATAATCTTTATCGGAATGACTAAATTCATGTTTCACTGAGATGCCAGACTTCCTCTCCTGCTTTTCGGTTTGTTTTCCAGCAATAATACTTCAATATATGCAAAGTTTTAAACTGTGCATCAGTGTATTAAATACATGCCTGCTTGGAAGTTAAAATAAGTCATTAATagagtgaataataataataaccctTCAGTCTCTTGACATAAAGCTTTGAAAATCTGACTTTCTACCCACAACAAATTATTTGTGAGGGCTTATGTTGTCAGGAGAACTAGCTTTTCCTTATGTTACtgcttatacagtatattatggtTTTACATGACTGACTTCAAACAAACGACAATAAATGAGCCAGCTTTAGAAGAGATTTAATAATTCTGTAATTACAGATTAGAAATCCCAGAGTACAATTACTTATTTATACAGCTgataaatcataaaatgtcattctttcaaaatacaaaaataagtcACTGGACAgacatacaatacaaaaatgcaataaatagtgataaaaaataacaccaaaaaCATGCACCGTCTGTGTGACAGTTAAAAAAACGTAATTTTTGTTGTGGGCACTTCCTCCCTTGTGCGTCACATTACAGTGCCCCCGGAAACCGTAcgactcctcctctcctgttgTTGGAGTATGTGTTACCCCGACTGATGCTACTGTTACAGCTGATGTCTGGTATCGTGCCATGTGCCATGTGGTCCGCTGACGGGCCTTCAATGTCCTTTTCTGCAGGAtagcacaataaaaaacagattatgCTGCTTGCTGAATACATTTCTAAGTCATTAACCAACTTACTAACTAACTTACTAAAATACCCAAAACATAtcttaatgtaataataatgataatgaacttactttatttcaattttcgaaacatttttatcatccttattttctcttgcgtacattggtctcagttttttctttttaatttgttctcatttttattccttttctttatgttgtcacttattttgtcttattatcaACTTGCCAATCAACTGTAAAGCAGTTTGAACTGAACGAAAGGTGCTGTAtgaataaagtctgattgataaATGACCATGTAAGggtttttactgtgttttatcTAATTTTCTGCAAACTGTGTGAACTTACTGCCAAACAAAATAAGTCAGACCATTGGTTCACTTCATGTAAAATCAACTCAGGCTTGAAACTTGCTTTGGATTTGGTAATTAATCACAGTGGTTTGCAATATCTTTTAGTTACATTATATACACCAGAAACTaactgttgatttttttataaagaaaaaaaaagtacacttCATGTTATGTGCTAGGGATAATTATTAGAGTCCAAAATCTAAAGTTTCATTCCACATAATTGGAGATTCAACCTAGTTGCTTCAATTAAACTCAGATATCTTCTTTGTCAACAGATGAAATGTTGAAGCATCGTTTTGAAAACCATGTGAAACTTCTCCATCTCTCAGTTCAGCCAAAACAAGGCAATTCAATGCTTATTTACAACGATATCGCTCATAAAAACAGTACCTGTGTGCTACAGCGGACAAGGCCTGTTTTATCTCCCCTCCGCCAGCTTTTTTAGTTGGAGGAGTTGCTGCTTCCCATTACATTCTCATGCGGCCCACTACAACTCTCATACTCTGGATCCACCTGCTCCTCTTTGATTGCCATCCTCTTAGCATCCTCTGcagaacaaacacaacagcaagGAGGTTAGATCTTTAACTTCACACAAATATGTCTATAAAAAGACAACCCTGGTGATGTTTTCAGAAAGATGACTATTACCTCTAATACCTGATGTTTTAACTTTACTATATGACCAAAGAGTACCACACCAACTGTTTACCTTTGGCCAGCTGCAGATTGAAGGAGTAATCGGTCTCCGACACTTCATGGCCGGGTGCCAAACCTTTCAACTGGTCTCGCAGTTCCTTCAGCTTGATGTAGTAGTGCACCTTATCCTGTGCACGGGGAAACTGGGCACAGCGGGGGCTTGACGACGGCATCAAGTAGCAAACCTATGCAGAAAGAAATATGCTGTAGGAATGGTCTGGTTGTTATTATTGCTGAGTATATTTCAGCGATCAAGTTTGTCACATACTGTTTGAGTTTCTGGGATTTTGTAGGGCTGCAGACCAAACTCGAGGTTCTTCGCCTTCACTCCAAAGGTTTCTTTGCAGAAGATCTCATAAATACctgaaaaaaaatagaagaagaaatgtaactgttaaacatttctaatagaaacagacaaaatgaaCTAGTGAAGTACTTTCGGTGTTTCAATCATTTTACCTTTTCCATTAAAAGCTGCTATTAATGGCTTATATTTCTGCAGCTTTTCAAGTAATTGTCGACCTCCTTCACGAATCTCCTTactgagacaaaaacataaaaccagACAAATATTTTCTACACTTTTTTTCAAGGGACACACTGGAGATCACTGTCGACGATCTTTGAATTCAGTCATCATCTACTGTTGCACTAAACCTAAAAGCATCAACTACATGAGTAATTTGTactttttaacaacatttttaagttaaattgcttttatatagtttttaagagttaaatgtgttttttatttacttggACAGGTCCTTGCTGCCGGGTGTGGTCCTCTCTACCATGTTGGTGAAGCCGATGCTGTATTTCTCCGGCAGGCTCTCGTCGTGCATGTAGTTGAGCTGCTCTTCGGTGAAaccagagagaaacagacatttCCCTGGACACAAAAGAGAAGTTGCAAATTCAATATGGCCAAGTGGCTTTCATGCAAATTGTTGTTATCAAAACACTGGATCAGACGTGCGTTTCCTACGTTATGGATTGTTTttagttactgttgctgcaCTGATTCTACAGTATCAGCACACAAAGGTTTTCCACTGGACAAGGTGCCATTTTCAGCACATTTTAGTGATACTATGGTTAAAGTACTGACTAATCAAACCATTTGgacaataaatgaaatatttttattgtaaatgaatGTGCTGACCTGCTGGTCGTAAAGTAGATCAGCATAAAATTAAACAACACCCAAAACATAAAAGAAGACCACAGATTACCAACCAGAAAGATTGTGGAGTAGCTAATATGAAAACATAGAGATTCGTCaatttggtttaaaaaacaTATCTATATATGAATAAACTGTAACAACACAAGACTACATGTTGTGATTGAAAGTGTGTGAAAACACGTGAACAGAAAAGTTGAAACAGCTAAAAAAGGATGGGTAAATGGATGAAAAGTAAAGCTCGTTCCACTCTAATTGGTAGTAGTAGGAATGTAAACTGAATTAAACAGACCTAAATATTGACTGATAAACAAACAGTGGAACAATATCCACTTGAATATCATAAATAGtataaatgcatacatttatAGTTTAAAATCAACATAATTGAACACATTTGGAACATGATGGCTGGTGCTTCAGCAGACAGGACGGTGGGGCTTTACGTCTGACTAAAAAGGTCGAGAACCACCGCTGTACATTGATAATCACTGAAgcttcatcatttttatatcaagtgaaatattcaaaccCAAGACACCATTTTTATGGATTCACCAATATATCAAATTGAAAGTCATTTTTTGATAGTTTTATAACACTTTTGTGGCATCTGTGGAACCTCTGGAATATCTAATAGTATTTTAAATGGTGGGTTTTTAGCAAATCTGAGCTGCATGACGAACATTCATAATGATGAACCCAACACCACAACGATGGTGAAACGATGTTTCCCCCTGTAGTCAGTAATGAAATTGAATTTCAACATACAGAAATGGTTTCCTGGGTTTGGGTAATGGTGTCCTTTGAAGGCTGACAATAGTCCTGGGTTAATTCCAATCTGAGGAGAAATATGAACGGggttaccatagcaacagaCCTAAAAACTACAATGTTTTGTGACTGACACCTAACAACATAGATGCATCGtttgttaatctttttttccccttgtacACCAACAACAATCTACTAcgtttacaaataaataaatataaattcttATTTATAACTCAAATAAATAACTCACTATCAAAATGTCGAGGTTGTAGGTGATGATGTCTGGCAGCGTTTTGGCCATAACCTCAGCCACCGTCATGCCGTTGAAGCGGTTGAGAGCCCTCTTGGCCTTCTTGGCAGCTTCagcctcatcctcctcctcctgcgtCTCGCCATCCTCTGCGTGCTGTTTGGGAGGCCggcctctcttcttcttcaccgGCGTCACGGCTACGACAAAGAGGATGAATGTGTTGATGTGCGACAGTGACTGATAACGAGACaactgtttcttttgtcttctgtgacagtaaactgaatagcTTTGGGATGTTAATAAAGACCAAACATTGAAAATTAATTAATCCGAtacataaaaatggaaatgatagTGTTTCCATTCTAATCAACTAATGCTGATAGTAAATATCCATAAAACAAGAACTATTTCACtacaaaaactgttaaaattcTGAGTTAGTGCAGTGACTACTATAGGGGgaatgacttttttctttttcttattt from Scomber scombrus chromosome 6, fScoSco1.1, whole genome shotgun sequence includes these protein-coding regions:
- the tdg.2 gene encoding G/T mismatch-specific thymine DNA glycosylase, which codes for MEENQYTSLTVPTDYFQQWYQSSQQHPEAQHVMSYHNMGHYAEGPRDEPVMTELSVHREPALYQEPFYQNHLQAQGHYQEPVYQQSFREQHHPHPQHQHIEQQHPNYQHQPQPAGPPQTVTPVKKKRGRPPKQHAEDGETQEEEDEAEAAKKAKRALNRFNGMTVAEVMAKTLPDIITYNLDILIIGINPGLLSAFKGHHYPNPGNHFWKCLFLSGFTEEQLNYMHDESLPEKYSIGFTNMVERTTPGSKDLSNKEIREGGRQLLEKLQKYKPLIAAFNGKGIYEIFCKETFGVKAKNLEFGLQPYKIPETQTVCYLMPSSSPRCAQFPRAQDKVHYYIKLKELRDQLKGLAPGHEVSETDYSFNLQLAKEDAKRMAIKEEQVDPEYESCSGPHENVMGSSNSSN